Below is a window of Rhizobium tumorigenes DNA.
GGATGCGTAGACCTGCGCCAGGCGGTGATTTTTCGACAGGACGGGTTTGTTGCGATCGAGGAAGTCCCAATAGAGCGCGTTCAGCGGACAGGCATCGTCGCCGACCTTCTTCGATACGTCGTATCGGCAATCTTTGCAGTAGTCGGACATCCGGTCGATATAGGCGCCGCTGGCGGCATAGGGTTTGGACGCCATGAAGCCACCATCGGCAAACTGGCTCATGCCGATCACGTTTGGAAGCTCCACCCATTCGAAGGCGTCCGCATAGACCGACAGGTACCATTCGTGGACGGCGTGGGGATCGAGGGCAGCCAGCATCGAGAAATTGCCGACCACCATGAGGCGGTGGATATGGTGCGCATAGGCATGAGTCATGGTTTGCGTGATGACAGTCGAAAGGCAGGTCATCTCGGTGTCGCCGGTCCAGAAAAATTCCGGTAGCGGCCGGCTGGCGTCGAAGACATTGCTGTTTTCATATCCTGGCATCTTCAGCCAGTAGATGCCTCTTATATATTCTCGCCAGCCAATGATCTGGCGAATGAAGCCCTCCACCGCATTCAGCGGCGCCGATCCTTCCAGATAGGCCCGCTCAGCCGCACGGCAGACAGCGAGGGGGTCTAGCAGGCCGATATTGATATAGAACGACAGCAGTGCGTGGTTGAGAAACGGCTCGTCTCTCAGCATCGCGTCCTGGGTTTCGCCGAAGTTCGGTAGAAAATCGTGGATGAAAGCCTCGGATGCAGTCTCTGCATCGGCGCGGGTCACAGCAAAACCGAATTTCTTCGTGGAGCCCATGTTCCCGGCAAAGGAACGCTCGACGAGATCGAGAACCTCGGTGGTGATTGTGTCCGGTGGAAAAACCGGATGCTTCGGGCGAAACATGTCCGGTTTTGCCGGCTTTCGATTTTCGGCATCGAAGTTCCATTTGCCGCCCTCAGGTTCCGCACCTCGCATCAGCAGGCCGGTTTTGCGGCGCATGTCACGATAGAAATATTCCATCGTCAGCGAGCGTCTTCCCGCTGCCCATTCCCGGAACATGGCCACGGAGCACAGAAACCGAGTGTCGTTCCTGATTTCGACGGGGACTTCGAGGGTCGATTTCCAACCCTCCTGCGACTCCAAGACCCGCCATTCGGAACCTTCGGTGACGACGACGCCCCGAGGCGACACGGCGGCAACGGCGCGGGCGAGTTCGCCGGTAAACGAGCCGGTATTCTGGGGGTCGTCCAGTCGCGTGTATCGCAGCTCAAAACCCTTGGCACGCAACTCCTCGCCGAAATGCCGCATGGCCGAGAAAATCAGCGCTATCTTCAATTTATGATGCGGCACATAGCTCGCTTCTTCGATGACCTCGCACATCAGGATCACATCCTGTTCCGGATCGGCGTTCTCAAGGCTGGAGAGGGAGGAGGACAGCTGATCGCCGAGAACGAAGATGAGGTGACGGACGGGCTGCATCGCAGGGCTTTCAGGTGAGGGACATCGTTTGGTGCAATCCCTTACGCTGCCGAGGCGTCACCGGATCTTTTGAAAGCCGCACTCTCCGCTCGGCAATGTAGGGGATGCCGCGTTGAATTCCGGCGCACACGCCATATGTCCATTCCGGAACTGAGTGGACGGGTGTTGCCCTGCTGCCGGTCCGAACGAGGAGGCTCTCTTGAACAACCTGGATGGAACTGTGTGCCTGGTGACAGGCGCAGGCCGGGGCATAGGTCGTGAAATTGCCCGTCATCTCGCCAAGGCCGGTGCCGCAGTCGCAGTCGTGGCGCGGACGAGCAGTGAGATCGGCGAAACGGAATCGCTCATCCGAGAGGAGGGCGGGACGGCGGTTGCTCTGCCGGTCGACTTGGTCGATCGGCATGCGGTGGAGCGGGCAGTTGCACTCATCGCTGAAAAACTCGGTCCGGTCGATCTGCTGGTCAACAATCACGGCTCCTTCCGTGCGTTCGGGCCGATCTGGGAATGCGATCCCGATGTCTGGTGGCAGGACGTCGAAATCAATCTGCGCGGCAGCTTTCATACGTCGCGATCGCTCGCACCCGCGATGCTCGAGCGCGGCAAGTGCCGCATCGTCAACCTTGTCGGCGGCGGCACCGGCAACAGCTTTCCGAACGGCTCCGGCTATGCCTCGAGCAAGGCCGCGATCATGCGCTTTACCGAATGCCTCAACGATACCACCAGGGAGGGTGGGGTTCTCGCCTTCGCGGTGGATCCGGGACTGGTGCGGACGACCATGACTGAAATGCAACTCCTCTCGGATGACGGAAAGAAGCACCTTCCCGCAATCCAGCAGCTGTTTGCCGATGGCGTCGACGTACCTCCGTCGCGTGCCGCCGGCCTCATCGTCGATATCGCCAGCGGTCGCTTCGATGCGCTGTCGGGGCGTTTGCTGCGCGGCGCCGACGATCGCGACCTGCTGGAGAAGGAGATGAAAGAAGTGGTCGCTACCGATGGCAGAGCACTGCGCTTCACCAGCCTGTTTCCGGAATAAGGACGCTCCTCTGGATTGCGGATGAGTACCGATACCCGTGGATGCAATCATGACGAGGTTGCCAATGACGGGTGTTTTTGACAATTTGGACTATTAACTGCGCATAGAGTTATATTGCATTGAATTGCCAGCAGGCAGATTCCGGAGTTTCAATGACCACGACAGCTGAAGCCTTGAAACCTCTTCTTTGGGAACCCAAAAACCTGGTACGCGCGATCCAGGCCGCTGGCGTCACGCTATGGTCGTGGAATGTGGACACGGATGCCCTGGCGATGGACGATCATGCCTATGACTTGTGGGGCATTCCGCGTGGCCAGGATATCAATTTCGAAGACCTCTCAGCCTATATCCACCCGGCTGACCGTGATCGCGTCCGGGCTGCCTTTACGGCAACGAGAGCTTTGATCGGCGCCTATGAGATCGATTTCCGCGTCGTGATCGGTGAGGAGCTGAAATGGATTTCTGCTCGCGGACAGGGTGACGATGCCGGAATGGTCAAGCGGATCATGTTCGGCATTTTTATCGATGTCACCGGACGCAAGCAGGCGGAAGAAGGCCGTGAACTGCTGGCCGGCGAGATGAGCCATCGCGTAAAAAATCTGCTGGCGATCGCTGCTGGGTTAACGGCTATCACCTCCCGCTCGACCGAGACCACCAACGATATGGCGCGTGAACTGACGCTGCGGTTGACAGCGCTAGGTCGTGCACACGATCTGGTGCGGCCGGTACCCGGCCAGACGAAAGAAGCTTCTGCGCTTCTCGGCGACCTGCTTACGGTTCTGCTTGCGCCCTACGACGATCTCGGCGCATTCAGCGGGCGTATCCGCGTTTCCGTACCGCGCATGAGTGTCGGGGAATCGGCAACGACAATCCTGGCGCTGATCGTCCATGAATTGGCGACGAATTCACTGAAGTATGGTGCGCTGTCGGTGGGCACAGGCATTCTCGATGTGTCCTGCTCGGCACACGACGAAGCCGTCACCATCGTGTGGACGGAACGAGGTGGGCCTAAGGTTCGCGCACCGACCGGCGTCGGAGGCTACGGAAGCAAGCTTGTCGAGCGAAGCGTCACCGGCCAGCTTCAAGGTTCCATCAAGTATGAATGGTTCGAGGACGGCGTGGTGGTCACCCTTCACGTCAATCCGTTACGGCTTGCGAAGTAGCGTGGACATATTCGGATTCTGGTTCAGGACGCCGGCGTCATCCCGGAGAGGACCGATTTTGCCCATCTGACGGCAGCGTCGTAATCCGGAAATTGCGTGGTATCTACATCGTAGACCGGGCCTATTGCGGAGGGGCCAGCTCGCTTGGCGAGTTCGATCAGTTCCGGGATATAGGAAGCCCCGGGATGGCCGGGAAGGCGTTTCTCCAGCCTGGCAGCATATCGCTCTGCCAGGATCTCTCCCGGAGCGTGACACCAGATTTCGGCAATGTCCGTGGCGCCGGACATTTCTATATGCTCCTTGAGGAGTTCGAGCGCCTGGAAGCCGAACCACGCATCGACGATGAAGGTTGAACCATCGGGCGCATCCCGGATAACTGACCATATCGCCTTGTAGCTCGCCTTGCCGAGCGTCCGGTTGAACAGGCGGTCGACGTCTTCGATATATTCGAGAAAGGGGTTCTTGACCGTATCGAGGGCAAGGATCGGCCATCCCGTCGCCTCGGACACCGCATGCGAGAGACGGCTCTTGCCCGATGCGGGTATGCCATTGACCATGAGCACGCGCTTGCCGCTGGCCTGGCGCGAAGGCCAGCCTTGCCGCTGCCTCGCGAGTTCGTGGGCTGCGAGCCCTGCGCCGACTATGCCCGCATCGTCACCGAGTGCTGCGGCACTGACCGGCGTGCAGTTCCAGCCTGACACGGCCGGAAGAAACGCCAGCGCATCGACTGCCGCCTGGCCCATGCCTCCGCCGAGCAGCAGCATTGCCGGATCGAAGGCTGCCGATAGTGTTCCGAGCGCCGCGCGAAGCGGTCCCGCCCAGTTCCTGATGACGCCGAGGGCGCGGTCGTCTCCGTCCCGGGCCTCGCTGAGGATATCCTCGAACCGCGTTCCTGCCGGATATCCGGCTTCGTCGAGGTGGCGCCCAAGCGCGGTTCCCGACGATTCGGTTTCGACGCATCCCACCTGTCCGCAGATGCATTGCCGGCCGCCGTGGTTGACGACGATATGGCCAAGCTGCCCGGCACTTTGCTTGCCGTTGACGATACGCCCGTTTTCCATCGCCGCGCCGCCGATTCCAGTGCCGATCGTCAGCATCACGGCACTGCGGGCGCCGCGTGCCGCGCCGACGCCGGTCTCGCCGAGCAGTGCCATGCTGCAGTCGTTGGCAACGGCCACCGGCTTGCCGAACGCGCTTTCGATCAGCGTCTTGAAATCGCAGCTCGACAGATCGAGATAACCGCCGGACAGCACGGCCCCCGCATGGGCATCGACGCGCCCGGGAACGCCGATGCCGATGGCTACGGCTTGCGGGCCATCGATCTCGCGGATGAGGCCCGAGATGATGTCGATGGCCGTTTCCCGGTCGCGGCTCCCGGGAACGATCCTCTTGCTCAGGATCTCTCCGGTCGCCGAGATCAGTGCAGCGCGAATATTCGTGCCGCCGATATCGACGCCGATTGCACATTGCTGCGTTTTCATGTCTGCGACCGGACCTTATGCTGCCTTGCTGGTGCGCGTATTGTAATAGCGCGCAATGATCGCCTGGATATCCTTCAATCTCGAAACCGCGATCGTCGAAAGCTTCTTTTCCGAGATTTCCCGGTCGATCGAGATGCAGTCCTTCCACAGCGAACGGCCTGCAATGACGCCCGAAGCGCCGTTCTTCATGGCAGCCTCGACCTGGACGAGAAAGGTCTCGTGGTCGACCCCGGCCGACAGCACGGCCCATGGAACATTGCCGGCAAGCCTGGTGATGTTGGCGCAGGCTTCTTCTGAGCCAGGGTAAGGAATCTTCAGCACTTTGGAACCCAGCTCCAGGCAGGCACGCGACCCATCGAAGATCAGAGCAGGTACTTTCGCTTCGTATTCCGCAGGGCTTTCACCTTCGAGCCGGTAGGTCAGGAACTCGACGACGAGCAGCAGATCCTCGCGACCGAAATCTTCGATGAAGTGCTTCAATGTTGCAAGGTTCTGGGTGTTGGCCTCCGGCACATCCATGCGCAGATAGACCATGATCTTGCCGCCAGTGCCGCCAAGCTGGCGAACGCGCCGGGCATCGATGCCTTCCACCATCTTGGAAATTCGGTAGCCCTCCGGCGATGTGTCCCAACCGGATGCGTCTAGGCCGATCAGAAGCCCGGTGTCGCGCGGAAGAATGCCGCGATCGACGAGATGCGGTACCGCGCAGATCGGATCGACCAGCACGCAGCCGGCATGGGCGGCGAGGTGGCGGGTAATATCGGCCTTGGTATCGCCGAGCATGTCGTTGCCGATCTTCGCCTGCTCCTCGGGCGTGGAGGCGAGAAGCGACCGCATTCCGCCGCGCTGGTCGCACGCGATCACCATCATTGCGCCGTTGGCTCCGCAGATTTGCTGATACGCGCGCTGTTCCGCTGTCGTCATGGCTGTCATCACATCTACTCCCTGTCCGCTGAATTATGGGCGGTTGCTGATCAATTGCTCGACGGAGCCTCTGAAAACGGTCACAATTCTGCTATGCGCCACCGGGTGCGGTTGGCGATTGGATAGCCTTGATTTTTAGGCATTTCGGCAGGATTGCGGTTTAGCCGCTTTTCAGCGATAACTCCTCCAAGTCACGTTCATGTAACACGTTTCAGAAAGGAATTGCAAGAGTGCCTCCGCTGCCTTCGCAAGAAACTCCGGCATCGCGCGCCATGCTGCACATGGTTGCAAAGCTGCACTATGAGGCAGACATGTCGCAGGTCGACATTGCCAGGAAGGTGGGTGTCTCGACGGCAACGGTGTCCCGCCTGCTGCAGAAGGCCCGTGCAGTCGGGATTGTCAGGATCGAAGTTCTGGACCTTGCGTCACCGGACGAGATCAGGCTCGAACTGATCGACGCGCTCAAGCTGAAACGCGCTGCAGTGATCGATACGCCCGCGTCGGGGGTTCTGGGGTCCCTAGCCGCACCCTTGGGAAACCTGCTGAAAGAAGAGGGCCTCGGATCCGGCTCGGTGCTTGGCATAGGCTGGGGGAGGGCCATTCGCGAAGTGCTGATGGTTGGCCTGCCCCGTATTCCAGGCATGCTGGTGGTGCCGTTGAACGGCGGCATGCAGCAGGCGGCGCAGCACTTCCAGATCAATGAGTTTGTCCGCCTGGCTGCCGAACATGTCGGTGGCACGCCCCGGTTCCTGCACGCGCCGTATCTCTCTTCGACGGATTTGCGCGAGGCTTTTCTCAGCGACCCCTTCGTGCGCGAGACCACCGGCTTATGGGACCGCATGGATTGCTGCATCGTTGGAATAGGACTTCCACACGCCATAAATCCACCCGAGGCGAGTGCCGCCACGCTGAACGAGCAGGCGCTGAGTGCCGTCGGCGATGTCATCCGCCACTATGTCGACATCGATGGCCGGATGCTGACCTGGGTAGGCGAGGAGCGGATGATTGCAGCGTCGCCCGAGCAATTGCGTCGTACCGGATTGGCGATTGGCGTCGTTGCCACCGTAGAGAAGGCGGCCGGCGTCATCGGCGCAGTGCGCGCGGGCATGATCAATGCCCTCGTTACGGACACCGCCACCGCGCAAGCCATCCTCGACATTCTGCGCGCGGAAGCGACCAACTGAGCACTGCGAAAAGTCCCTTCGCAACTATGCAAAAGTAAAGAAATTCGTTTCAGGAAGAAATTTCACTTGACGAGAGGTGCGTCTCGGCATGAGGATCAAGCCGGCCGGTTTCCAGGAGGGGACGCCGTCTAGCATAGAACACCAGCTCATAATGGAGGAGACTATGAAGCGTCGTTCATTCTTCAAGGTTGCCGCTGCTGCGGCAATTGTCACATCCACAGCCCTGACCGCAGGTCACGCCGGCGCTGCGGACAAGAAATACACAATCGCACTCGTACCCGGCCTGACCACAGACGCTTTCTACATCACCATGCGCAAGGGTGCCGAGGCTGCTGCCAAGGCTGTTGGCGCTCAGCTGGTGTTCCAGGGTGCCCCGGATTTCAATCCGGTCACGCAGGTGCCGGTACTGGACGCCGTCATTGCCAAAAAGCCTGATGCCATCCTGATCGCCCCGACCGACAAGGACCAGCTGGTCCAGCCGCTGAAAAAAGCGAACGACGCCGGTATTCCGGTTATCACTGTCGATACGTTCATCGGCACGGGCGTGTACCAGACCGGCGCCGGCAATGCCGATTTCCCGCTCTCCTACATCGCATCCGATAATGTGCTCGGCGGTGAAATCGCTGCCCGCGCGCTGGCAACTGCCGTTGGCGACAAGGGCAAGGTCTATGTCTCGAACGTCAAGCCGGGCGTCTCGACGACCGACCAGCGCGAGCAGGGCTTCAAGAAGGAAATGGCCGCCAACCATCCGAACATCCAGGTGCTCGACACGCAGTTCAACGACAACGATGCCAACAAGGCGGCGTCCCAGGTTCAGGCGGTATTTGCCCGTAACCCGGATCTCGTCGGTGTGTTCGGCGCAAACCTGTTTTCGGCTCTCGGATCGGCCACAGGCGTCAAGCAGGCTGGCAAGACGGGCGCGGTCAAGGTCGTTGCCTTCGACGCACCGACCAGCATGGTCGACAATCTCAAGTCCGGCCTGGTGGATGTTGCCATCGCCCAGCATCCGGCTGAGATCGGCTATTTCGGTGTCATGGCCGCCTATGCGCACCTGACCGGCAATTCCATCCCGACCGCAATCGGCACGGGCTTTACCATCATCAACAAGGCCAATGTCTCCGACCCCAAGGTCGCGAAGTACATCTACTCTGACTAATCCAAAGGGCGCCCGCGGTCGGTCTCTATCCTCCGCGGGCGGTTTCCAGCGTCAATTTGTAACGCATGCAGCCTTAGGCCGCAGGCCCTGCTCCTGGATGAAAAAATGACAAGCACTGTCGAAACCCCGCCGAAGGCGGACCTGCATGTCGCGCCGCAGGCGGACCATGCCGACCAGACCAAAAGCCTGATCACACGGATCGCCCAATTGCGTGCCTGGTTGTTTCTCGCCGCGCTGATCCTGGTGTTCGAGATCTGGTCACGACTTTCGTTCGGCGGAACATTCGTGTTCTCGCCTTTCAACTGGCAGTCGATCGCCATCTTCGCCGTTGCGCCACTGCTTCTCGCCATCGGCCAGACCTTCGTCATCATTTCGGGCGGCATCGATCTGTCGATGGGCTTCATCATGGGGCTTGCCGCAGTGGTGGCCGCCCACATGACCAATATCGCCGGCCTCTACATGCCGTTGCCGGCTGCCATGGTCATCGGCATTCTCGTCGCCATCCTGGTCGCCACCATTCCGGGCGTGGTCAACGGGCTGCTGATATCGCGGCTGAAGGTTCCGCCCTTCATCGGCACGCTTGGCATGTTTGGCGTTGCACGCGGCGCGGCTTTCCTGCTCGCTGGTGGAACGACGGTGCCGGTCAACAACGACTATTTCGCCATCCTGGGCAACGGCCGCATCTTCGGCATTCCCTATCTGGTCATCGTCACGGCGGTGTTTGTGCTGCTCATGCATTACCTGCTCAGCCAGACCCGCTTCGGCCAGCATAACTACGCGATCGGCGCCAATGCACAGGCTGCCCGTCGCGCCGGGATCGATATCAAGCGCCATCTGATGCGGCTTTACATGCTGTCGTCGGCCTGTGCCGGCCTCGGCGGAGCGCTCTATGCCGCGCGTTTCACGGCAGGTGCTGCCCAGGCGGGCGAACCGCTGTTGCTCGATTGCGTTGCGGCCGTGGTCATCGGCGGCGCCAGCCTCTTTGGCGGATCCGGGTCGATCCTCGGAACCGTTGCCGGCGCGCTGGTCATCGCCGTTATCCAGTACGGTCTCGTCTTCCTCAATGTCGAACCCTTCTGGCAGTTCATCGCCGTTGGCGTCGTCATCATCATTTCGGTTCTCATTGACCAGGCCCAGCGCCGGTTCACCGGAGCAAAGCAAGATGAATAGCCAGACCCCCCTGCTCGAAGTCCGAAACCTGTCCCGCAGCTTCGGCGCGGTCAAAGCGCTGGAAAACTGCTCCCTGGTCGTCCATCCCGGCGAGGTGGTAGCTCTGGCCGGAGACAATGGCGCCGGCAAGACGACGATGATCAAGACGATTTCGGGCGTCTATCCGCCGACGTCCGGCGACATCCTCATCGAGGGCAAGCCTGTGTCGTTTTCATCGCCGCAGGACGCGCGGGAGAAAGGCATCGAGACGATCTACCAGGACTTGGCGCTTGCCGATAACCTCACCATCGGTGCCAACATCTTCCTCGGCCGCGAGCCGATGAAAAAGGTCTTCGGCTTCCTGCCGGTGATCGATCGCCAGGCTATGGCCGAGGCCGCCCGCAAGACGATGGCAACATTGGATTTCCACGTAAAACGGCTCGATGCGCCGGTCAGCAACTTTTCCGGCGGCCAGCGCCAGGCGGTGGCAATAGGCCGTGCCGTCTACTGGAATGCCCGCATCCTGATCATGGATGAGCCGACGGCAGCGCTCGGCGTGCCCGAGCAGCGCAAGGTCGTGGCGCTCATCAAATCCCTGAAAGCGCAGGGAAGAGGCGTGGTTTTCATCTCCCATAACCTGCAGGATATCTTTGCCGTCTCGGACCGGATCGTCGTCCTCCGCCGCGGCATCGTCGCCGGCGAAAGAAAGATTGCCGAAACCACCCATGACGAGATCGTCAAGCTGATGATCGGCGGATAGTTGCCGGTCGGCTGATTTCTCCAAACGGCGACGCAGGTCGCCGTTTGTGTGACAGCATGCAAGGGTGCCGGCATTGGCCCTAATAACCCTGCGTAAAAGGTAGCTCATCCCGCAAACAGTACGTTTTAGGTTGCATCTCCCGTCGGCGGTTCTAGGTTTCTTCCGCAACGCGCTCTTGCACGTTGATCCGCATGATCCGGGAGGAGGAAAATCTTGTCAGACCCAGCCACCACGACCACGGTGCCTTACACGGCCGAGGAAACCCGCCACCGCATCGTTGCGATCATGGCTGCATCTTCGGGCAACCTCGTGGAATGGTTCGATTTCTACGTCTACGCCTTCACCGCGCTGTATTTCAAAAGCTCGTTTTTCCCCAACCAGGATCCGACGGTCCAGCTGCTGCAGACGGCCGGGGTTTTCGCTGCGGGCTTCCTGATGCGGCCGATCGGCGGTTGGCTCTTCGGCCGCGTCGCCGATCGTCTCGGGCGCAAGACCTCGATGCTGATCTCGGTGTCGATGATGTGCGGCGGCTCGCTGATGATCGCGGTCCTGCCGACCTATGCACAGGTCGGCGTCCTCGCGCCCTTCCTGCTGCTGGTCGCACGGTTGATCCAGGGTCTGTCGGTAGGCGGTGAATACGGCACGACCGCAACCTACATGTCCGAAGTCGCACTGCGCGGCCGGCGCGGCTTCTTCTCGTCTTTCCAGTATGTGACGCTGATCGGCGGGCAACTGCTGGCGGTGCTGGTGATCGTCGTTATAGAGGCGCTAATGACCAGCGAGCAGATCACCGAGTGGGGCTGGCGCATTCCATTCGCAATCGGTGCCGTCGCGGCCGTCGTATCGATTTTCCTGCGTCGCACCCTGACCGAGACCCAGAAAGCTGAAACCCGCAACAGCAAGGAAGCGGGCTCGCTCTCGGCACTTTTCCGCAACCATACCCCCGCCTTCCTGACGGTCCTCGGCTACACCGCCGGCGGGTCGCTGATCTTTTACACCTTCACCACCTACATGCAGAAATATCTTGTCAACACGGTCCACATGCCGGTGAAAACGGCGAGCTACGTGATGACCGTGGCGCTGTTCCTCTACATGTGCATGCAGCCGATATTCGGTGCCCTGTCAGATCGGATCGGCCGCCGCAACAACATGCTGCTGTTCGGCGGGCTCGGCACTCTCTGCACGTTGCCGATCCTCGTCACGCTGCAACACGTCACCGATCCCGTCATAGCCGGCATCCTGATTGTGGTCGCACTCGCCATCGTCAGCTTCTACACTTCGATCAGCGGCATCGTGAAAGCCGAGATGTTTCCGGCCGAAGTGCGCGCGCTTGGCGTGGGTCTCGCTTATGCCGTGGGCAACGCTATCTTCGGCGGCTCCGCAGAATTCGTGGCGCTATCGATGAAAAACGCCGGAAACGAGCAGCTGTTTTACTGGTACGTCACCATCATGATGATCATCGCGTTCCTCGTCGCCCTAAGACTCCCCCGCCAGGCACGCTACTTGCACGACGATCATTAAGTAAGGGCGGGTTCGCGCCTGAGTATTGCGTGTTTGAGGATCTCGGCAGGAGGTAATGATGGACTGGTCGTGGCGAGGGCTGAGGCGCTCATATCTAACGACGCCTGTGCTGCTGCGGTCTATTCCGGTCGGTATGGTCATCGCATGCGGCGTGGTTGCCACCAGCTGGACGCATAATTTGCTGAGCAACCATCAGCAACTCGTCGTCCACGCCTATCAGGTCATAGATACCACCAAAGACGTACTGATCGGCCTCGACGATGCCGAGACGGGACAGCGGGGATACCTGTTGAGTGGAGATAGTCGTTATCTGGATCCCTACGAGAAGGCCCTGACGAGACTGACTCAACTGCGCACGACCCTGGCGGTATCGATCTCCGACAACACAGTTCAGGTGGAACGGGTGCGCAGGCTGAATGGTCTGATCGACGAGAAGCTCGCGGACTTG
It encodes the following:
- a CDS encoding MFS family transporter, whose protein sequence is MSDPATTTTVPYTAEETRHRIVAIMAASSGNLVEWFDFYVYAFTALYFKSSFFPNQDPTVQLLQTAGVFAAGFLMRPIGGWLFGRVADRLGRKTSMLISVSMMCGGSLMIAVLPTYAQVGVLAPFLLLVARLIQGLSVGGEYGTTATYMSEVALRGRRGFFSSFQYVTLIGGQLLAVLVIVVIEALMTSEQITEWGWRIPFAIGAVAAVVSIFLRRTLTETQKAETRNSKEAGSLSALFRNHTPAFLTVLGYTAGGSLIFYTFTTYMQKYLVNTVHMPVKTASYVMTVALFLYMCMQPIFGALSDRIGRRNNMLLFGGLGTLCTLPILVTLQHVTDPVIAGILIVVALAIVSFYTSISGIVKAEMFPAEVRALGVGLAYAVGNAIFGGSAEFVALSMKNAGNEQLFYWYVTIMMIIAFLVALRLPRQARYLHDDH